From a region of the Lactuca sativa cultivar Salinas chromosome 4, Lsat_Salinas_v11, whole genome shotgun sequence genome:
- the LOC111886208 gene encoding uncharacterized protein LOC111886208 produces MVVVMGDGSGSGGRSVVSGGNSGCWCGGVGGGGGVSSGGRDVVVVVETVAVVLGGAGSGGGGGIGGGDGGWFVVVAMVVVVGAMVVVMVASVVMLVVVSDGSGGGNYGDGSSDGGVGSDGGWSLAAVMMVVATVVVLMAAVATVGDGSRGGEFSNKYKGYFVIYHFP; encoded by the exons ATGGTAGTGGTGATGGGTGAtggtagtggtagtggtggtcGTAGTGTTGTTAGTGGTGGCAACAGTGGTTGTTGGTGCGGTGGCGTTGGTGGTGGCGGCGGCGTTAGTAGTGGTGGTCGTGACG tggtagtggtggtggagaCGGTGGCAGTAGTGCTGGGTGGTgctggtagtggtggtggcggtggcattggtggtggtgatggtgggtggTTCGTAGTGGTggcaatggtggtggtggtgggggcGATGGTGGTAGTGATGGTGGCGTCAGTGGTGATGCTGGTAGTGGTCAgtgatggtagtggtggtggtaatTATGGTGACGGAAGCAGCGATGGTGGTGTCGGTAGTGATGGTGGGTGGTCGCTGGCAGCGGTAATGATGGTAGTGGCGACGGTAGTAGTGCTGATGGCGGCGGTGGCAACGGTGGGTGATGGTAGTCGTGGTGGTGAGTTTTCTAATAAGTACAAGGGGTATTTTGTAATCTACCACTTTCCTTGA
- the LOC128133489 gene encoding uncharacterized protein LOC128133489: protein MVVGGQGSCWWWLVVMGGGWWLVVVAGGGYNGGWVVMMGGGGGWVVIVVASGDGGGWWLWLAVAGGGDDVGWWFSWVAGGAGGDGWWRIVWFNLRKCSGSIKITEIVCKALSSCERLASEERIN, encoded by the exons ATGGTGGTGGGTGGTCAGGGTAGCtgttggtggtggttggtggtgatgggtggtggatgGTGGTTGGTGGTAGTGGCAGGTGGTGGTTATAATGGTGGGTGGGTGGTaatgatgggtggtggaggtgggtgggtGGTCATAGTGGTGGcgagtggtgatggtggtggttggtggttgtGGTTGgcggtggcgggtggtggtgatgatgttgGGTGGTGGTTTTCGTGGGTGGCGGGTGGGGcaggtggtgatgggtggtggag aatTGTATGGTTCAATTTGAGAAAATGTTCTG GAAGCATTAAAATCACTGAAATCGTTTGTAAAGCTTTGAGCAGTTGTGAGAGGTTAGCTAGTGAGGAAAGAATCAACTGA